The proteins below are encoded in one region of Puntigrus tetrazona isolate hp1 chromosome 5, ASM1883169v1, whole genome shotgun sequence:
- the gatc gene encoding LOW QUALITY PROTEIN: glutamyl-tRNA(Gln) amidotransferase subunit C, mitochondrial (The sequence of the model RefSeq protein was modified relative to this genomic sequence to represent the inferred CDS: inserted 2 bases in 1 codon) translates to MLCKCAALALRALRPARPRCRVLTLPALSDTVSGSGTSRSRWTCERESSNSAWNSKVPQAPTWEPIAESQLSPPIKVSPDLVDKLERLALVDFGSKEGVDSLEKAIRFADQLHVVNTDGVEPMDSVLEDRELYFRDDTVTEGNXCEALLQLAKHTVEGYFVAPPGNIPLPKRQERSAMFKHSEF, encoded by the exons ATGCTGTGTAAATGTGCAGCGCTGGCTTTAAGGGCGCTGCGGCCTGCGCGTCCTCGGTGTAGAGTATTAACGCTGCCTGCTTTAAGCGACACTGTATCGGGCAGCGGAACGTCCCGGTCACGGTGGACGTGCGAACGGGAATCAAGTAACTCCGCTTGGAATTCCAAG GTTCCTCAGGCACCCACATGGGAACCCATAGCAGAAAGTCAACTTTCGCCG CCAATAAAAGTCTCACCGGATCTAGTGGACAAGTTGGAGAGATTAGCCCTTGTTGACTTTGGCAGTAAAGAAGGGGTGGACAGTCTGGAGAAAGCCATTCGATTCGCCGATCAGCTTCATGTCGTTAATACTGACGGTGTGGAGCCGATGGATTCAGTTCTGGAGGACAG AGAGCTGTATTTCAGAGATGATACGGTAACGGAGGGGAA GTGCGAAGCGCTGCTCCAGCTGGCCAAACACACAGTAGAGGGGTACTTCGTTGCACCTCCGG gGAACATCCCACTGCCTAAGAGACAAGAGAGATCTGCTATGTTTAAACACTCTGAATTTTGA